The following nucleotide sequence is from Salinispirillum sp. LH 10-3-1.
ATGATCTTGTTATCGGATAAGGATCGCGCGGAAGTCATTCACGTTAGTGAGGGTGGGGCCGGTAATAACGGAATCCCCCAGGGCTTGAAAGAAACCGTGGCCGTCGTTATTGGACAAATAATCCAAGGCATTAATGCCGAGGCGTGAAGCGCGGAATAGCGTGTCGGGCGTAACGATGGCGCCTGCTATCTCAGACTGACCATCCACGCCATCTGTATCAGCGGCCAGTGCCGATACCCCGGGCAAAGCCGCCAAATCGATGGCCATGGCAAGCAGCAGCTCCACATTACGGCCACCATTACCCTTACCTCTTACGGTGACCGTGGTTTCTCCGCCAGATAACAGTACACAGGGCGTTGGCAGTGGTTGTTGAAAGGTAACGACTTGGCGTGCTATGCCGGCCATTACCTTGCCGACTTCTCGGGCTTCGCCCTCAATGCTGTCGCCTAAAATAAGAGGGGTAACGCCATGCGCGCGAGCTGCATTCGCTGCCGCCTCTAGTGATCTTTGAGGTGTTGCAACCAAATGCGTGGTGACATTCTGTAAGCGCTTGTCGTCGGGCTTAACCGACTCGTACCGGCCGCTGGCTAGGCCTTCACGCGCAGCTGGCGGGACGGCAATGCTGAAGTGATCGATAATTGCGAGAGCATCTTTGCAGGTTGTGGCGTCCCCTAGTGACGGGCCGGATGCAATTGCAGCCGGATCGTCACCGGGCACGTCCGAGATCAATAAATTGACGACTTTCGCGGGATAACAGGCAGCGGCAAGCCGACCCCCTTTAATAGCCGACAGATGCCGTCGTACGGTATTGATGTCCTTTATGGTGGCACCCGATTTTAGCAAGGCGTGGCTAATGGCTTGCTTGTCCGCCAGGGTTACGCCATCCGCGGGCAGAGGCAGCAGTGCCGATCCACCGCCGGAGATCAACATAATAACTTGGTCGTCCGCGGTCAGCCCTTGCACTAGGGATAATATGCGTTGTGCGGCAACCAGTCCTGCTTCGTCCGGTACTGGGTGTGCAGCTTCTATGATCTCAATGTGCTTGCATGGCACCGCATAACCATAACGAGTCACCACTAGGCCGGACAGATCCTCGTCTGGCCAATGTGCTTCCAGCGCCGCAGCCATCGCAGCGGATGCTTTGCCGGCGCCTATTACGATCGTGCGACCCTTTACCGGGGGCGGCAAAAAATGGTGTAAGCATTGGCTGGGCTGTGCTACTGCGAGTGCTGCATCAAAGAGTTGGCGCAGCAATCTGCGGTTGTCGGTGTCGGTCATCAGGTTGTGTACTCAATCAGGTGTGCACTAATAAGTTAGCAGCTTTCACGCCAATTGCAGGGGCAGGCCCATCATAAAGACATCAACAAAGCCTATGAATCGATTTTCCAGTCGTTATTACATTCAAAAACTGAACGGAATTGGTGTAAGTGAGACTACCGTGCCTTGTAACCGACCGGTCAATGCCTTAAGTTGTGCATCCCCTCCATGGGATGCCCCCATTTGGGGCTTCGCGTTAAAACGCTCCCGGCGTTTTAATGTTCGTCCCCTCCATGGGACTCACCCCCGTTGGGGGCTTCGCGTTAAAACGCTCCCGGCGTTTTAATGGGTGCGCTGCAGTTATTTGAGGTGTTGCTGTGACTCTGGATAGACGCTTTTTTCTGACGGTATTCCTGCCTTTTGCGTTGGGTTATTACCTGTCGTTTTTCTTTCGCATCGTGAATGGTGTTATTGCCGAACCTGTCGCTTTGGAGCTGGGTCTTGGCCCGGCGAGCCTGGGTTGGATCGGCAGTGCGTACTTCCTGTTTTTCGCCGCGGCACAGTTACCCTTGGGCGTCTTGCTCGACCGTTACGATACCCGTAACGTCGCCTCGCTGATCTTATTGATTGCGGCTGCCGGTGCTCTGGTGTTTGCCTTCGCGCAAACACCTTTCATGTTGTGGTTGGGGCGTGGACTGATCGGCTTGGGCGTATCGGCTTGTTTGATGGCGGCCTTCCGTGCTTATGTGGCTCTGTTACCCGCCGACCGTTTGCCGTTAGTGAATGGTTTGCAGTTAGCGTGCGGTGGTCTGGGTGCCATAACGGCGACTGCCCCGGTAGAAATCTTGCTGCCGTTGATAGGCTGGCGTGGTCTGTTCGTGGGCTTGGCCTGTGTTACCCTGCTGATTGCCGTGTTAGTGCGCTTGCGGGTGCCACGCATCATTCAGCATGATGGCCCGAAAGCCGCATTAGGTGATCAAATCCGCGGTAGCTTGTCGGTGTTTGCGAGCCCGATCTTTTTGCGTGTTGCTCCAGCCAGTGTGTTGAACCAAGCTATTTTCATTGCCATGCTGGGCTTATGGGCCGCAGTCTGGTTGCGCGAGGTGGAACAGCTGACGCCGAGCAATACGGCCGACATGTTGTTTTGGGCTGCCACAGGCATGGCGCTGGGCTATATGACGCTCGGTGGTCTGTCGTCCTGGCTGTTGAAGTACCGCATTGCCACCACTCAGGTGGCGATGTTTTGCATGACCATGTTCTTCGTGGCGATGCTGCTGTTGATCTTCCGCGCACCGGTATCCGACATTCCGCTGTGGTTCTTATTGGGCTATTTTGGTTCCTCTGGTTCCTTGATGTACGCCGCCTTAACACGGCAATTCCCTGTAGAGCTGGCGGGCCGAGTGAATACGGCGTTGAACTTGCTGCTGTTCGTTTGCGCGTTCTTGTTGCAGTGGTTAATGGGTGTGGTGGTCGGGCTATGGGAGCCTGATGCGACCGGCCAATACCCGGTGGTGGCGTATCAGGCGAGTTTTGCTGTGTGTGCCGTGGCACAGGGTTTGTCGCTGTTATGGTTTAAGTTTTGGCGGCGTAATCGCGTTTAATACCCGGTTCTGGGGCTGAACGCAGCCCCAGTGACACGGCCCGTAAATCTACACGTCTATCGCAGGGCCACCGCGCTTTCCAAACGTGCCAAATCGTTCACTATTTGCCAACTGCCGCCGCCAGCTTCAATGCGCTCCTGCCAGCCCGCCAAACGCTGCTGGTACGCCATGGGGTCATTGTTGTCACTGCGCTGGCGTTTCACATTCACCGCTACGACTTGCACGTTGTCCAAGCTCATGGTGACGTTGCGATTCAGCCACGGGGGAAGGTCCTCGTGTAGGTCCGACAGTAAGAACAAATATTTCTGCCCCGCGTTTACCTCGCTTAAGTAATCTGTCGCCAACAATACACCGCCGGTAATGTCGCTGTGGTGACTCGGCACGCTGAAGCGGTT
It contains:
- a CDS encoding glycerate kinase, producing the protein MTDTDNRRLLRQLFDAALAVAQPSQCLHHFLPPPVKGRTIVIGAGKASAAMAAALEAHWPDEDLSGLVVTRYGYAVPCKHIEIIEAAHPVPDEAGLVAAQRILSLVQGLTADDQVIMLISGGGSALLPLPADGVTLADKQAISHALLKSGATIKDINTVRRHLSAIKGGRLAAACYPAKVVNLLISDVPGDDPAAIASGPSLGDATTCKDALAIIDHFSIAVPPAAREGLASGRYESVKPDDKRLQNVTTHLVATPQRSLEAAANAARAHGVTPLILGDSIEGEAREVGKVMAGIARQVVTFQQPLPTPCVLLSGGETTVTVRGKGNGGRNVELLLAMAIDLAALPGVSALAADTDGVDGQSEIAGAIVTPDTLFRASRLGINALDYLSNNDGHGFFQALGDSVITGPTLTNVNDFRAILIR
- a CDS encoding MFS transporter, whose protein sequence is MTLDRRFFLTVFLPFALGYYLSFFFRIVNGVIAEPVALELGLGPASLGWIGSAYFLFFAAAQLPLGVLLDRYDTRNVASLILLIAAAGALVFAFAQTPFMLWLGRGLIGLGVSACLMAAFRAYVALLPADRLPLVNGLQLACGGLGAITATAPVEILLPLIGWRGLFVGLACVTLLIAVLVRLRVPRIIQHDGPKAALGDQIRGSLSVFASPIFLRVAPASVLNQAIFIAMLGLWAAVWLREVEQLTPSNTADMLFWAATGMALGYMTLGGLSSWLLKYRIATTQVAMFCMTMFFVAMLLLIFRAPVSDIPLWFLLGYFGSSGSLMYAALTRQFPVELAGRVNTALNLLLFVCAFLLQWLMGVVVGLWEPDATGQYPVVAYQASFAVCAVAQGLSLLWFKFWRRNRV